The Candidatus Aminicenantes bacterium genome window below encodes:
- the ruvC gene encoding crossover junction endodeoxyribonuclease RuvC: protein MIVAGFDPGSRRFGVALLLERQGTIRMLHCETISLKQMDFLERMQAMWHNLNEILERFRPDEAALEEGFLGANARSQNVLAQVRGVVMAAMIHHQVPLSLYSPRTVKQAVTGSGNAGKDQVQRMMGRLLCLESGAFKEDESDAMAVAYCHLLSRPRGVMKSARTTEKRRRK from the coding sequence ATGATCGTTGCGGGATTTGACCCCGGTTCGCGCCGTTTCGGCGTGGCGTTGCTCCTGGAACGACAGGGGACAATCCGGATGTTGCATTGTGAAACCATCTCATTGAAACAGATGGATTTTCTGGAACGCATGCAGGCCATGTGGCACAATTTAAATGAAATTCTGGAGCGCTTCCGTCCGGACGAAGCCGCGCTTGAAGAAGGTTTCCTGGGTGCGAACGCCCGTTCACAAAATGTGCTGGCACAGGTCAGAGGGGTGGTAATGGCAGCCATGATCCACCATCAGGTGCCTTTGTCCCTCTATTCGCCCCGCACGGTCAAGCAGGCCGTAACCGGCAGCGGTAACGCGGGTAAAGATCAGGTGCAACGCATGATGGGGCGGTTGCTGTGTCTCGAATCCGGTGCTTTTAAAGAGGATGAGAGTGATGCCATGGCCGTGGCCTATTGCCACCTGTTGAGCCGTCCCAGGGGCGTGATGAAAAGCGCAAGAACAACTGAGAAGAGGAGGCGGAAATGA
- a CDS encoding MBL fold metallo-hydrolase: MAGFAFTFFGVRGSYAVAGPQFLKYGGNTACILCAFAEANIILDAGTGIINLGRQLVEQKAQPRDIHVFISHYHMDHIQGLPFFPPLYEPGIRVVIHSPPYSLNDGKNPLHQLFSSPYSPIGWDSIQAKVEFRSLESAGTAFCAKGVRVQAESSSTHPREGVWAFRVSTDERSLVYATDVEFPEGMDAKMSRLCRGTDVLVHDAQYLDEEYFDTSRPREGFGHSTVSMAARNAAGMDVEKLFLFHYDPGHDDNSLEAALVRCREQFPASFLARENQRIEIS, translated from the coding sequence ATGGCGGGGTTCGCTTTCACTTTTTTCGGAGTGCGAGGAAGTTATGCGGTGGCCGGGCCGCAGTTCCTCAAGTACGGCGGCAATACCGCCTGCATACTCTGCGCTTTTGCGGAGGCAAACATCATATTAGATGCCGGTACCGGCATTATCAATCTGGGGCGGCAACTGGTGGAGCAAAAAGCGCAACCCCGCGACATCCATGTTTTTATTTCCCATTATCACATGGACCACATCCAGGGCCTGCCTTTTTTCCCGCCCCTGTACGAACCCGGGATCCGCGTGGTAATCCATTCCCCCCCTTATTCGCTTAATGACGGCAAAAATCCGCTTCACCAACTGTTTTCATCTCCCTATTCTCCCATCGGATGGGATTCTATCCAGGCAAAAGTGGAATTTCGTTCCCTGGAATCAGCCGGAACGGCGTTTTGCGCCAAAGGCGTCCGGGTGCAGGCGGAATCGTCATCCACGCATCCCCGTGAGGGTGTATGGGCATTCCGGGTCAGCACGGATGAACGCAGCCTGGTGTATGCCACCGACGTGGAATTCCCAGAGGGGATGGATGCAAAAATGTCACGGTTGTGTCGCGGTACGGACGTACTGGTGCATGACGCACAGTATCTGGATGAGGAATATTTCGATACATCCCGTCCACGCGAGGGATTCGGACACAGTACCGTTTCCATGGCCGCGCGCAATGCCGCCGGCATGGATGTGGAAAAACTCTTTCTGTTCCATTACGATCCCGGGCACGATGACAATTCCTTGGAAGCAGCCCTGGTACGGTGCCGCGAGCAGTTCCCCGCATCCTTCCTGGCACGGGAAAATCAACGTATCGAAATCAGCTAA
- the thiC gene encoding phosphomethylpyrimidine synthase ThiC, with the protein MTQMGLARREKISPQMIRVADREGLDVEFIRREVAAGRIVIPANRRHERLDPIGIGKGLRTKVNANIGTSKDFPHVEAELRKLEIALRYQADTVMDLSTGGDITAIRRTLLAHCTIPFGNVPVYEMVVDANRRQVPFVDLKADEMFAFIRRQAEDGVDYMTVHAGLTGRAVEYLRNQGRTTNIVSRGGSLVTGWMMHNQKENPFFERFDDLLQIAEEHDVTLSLGDGLRPGCLADGTDRAQIEELITLGELVRRCRAAGVQVMVEGPGHLPLDQVETNIRLQKSLCENAPFYVLGPLVTDVAPGYDHITSAIGGAVAAAAGADFLCYVTPSEHLGLPDEDDVRMGIMAARIAAHAGDIAKKVSNAAEWDRNMGMARRNLDWETQEQLAMDPQRFREVRGLRATATNACSMCGEYCVYKILEGKL; encoded by the coding sequence ATGACGCAAATGGGACTGGCTCGGCGGGAAAAGATATCCCCTCAGATGATTCGGGTCGCGGATCGCGAAGGTCTGGATGTTGAGTTCATTCGTCGCGAAGTGGCGGCCGGACGAATCGTAATCCCGGCAAACCGGCGGCATGAGCGTCTGGATCCAATCGGCATCGGTAAGGGACTGCGTACAAAAGTAAACGCTAATATCGGTACATCCAAAGATTTTCCCCATGTTGAAGCGGAATTGAGAAAGCTGGAGATCGCTCTCCGCTATCAGGCGGATACGGTTATGGACCTTTCCACCGGGGGAGATATCACCGCCATCCGCCGCACCTTGCTCGCTCATTGTACCATCCCTTTCGGCAACGTTCCGGTGTATGAGATGGTGGTGGACGCCAATCGCAGGCAAGTTCCGTTTGTGGACCTGAAAGCGGATGAAATGTTTGCCTTTATTCGACGCCAGGCGGAAGACGGCGTGGATTACATGACGGTTCACGCCGGTTTAACCGGGCGAGCGGTGGAATACCTGCGCAACCAGGGACGCACAACCAACATAGTGTCCAGGGGTGGATCGCTGGTAACCGGTTGGATGATGCACAACCAGAAAGAGAATCCATTTTTCGAAAGGTTCGATGACCTGCTCCAGATCGCCGAAGAACACGATGTCACCCTTTCACTGGGAGACGGACTCCGACCCGGTTGCCTGGCGGATGGCACTGACCGTGCGCAGATCGAGGAATTGATCACCCTTGGAGAACTTGTGCGGCGTTGTCGCGCGGCCGGAGTCCAGGTCATGGTGGAAGGCCCCGGTCATTTGCCGCTGGACCAGGTCGAGACCAATATCCGTTTGCAAAAAAGCCTTTGTGAAAATGCCCCCTTCTACGTTCTGGGTCCCCTGGTTACCGATGTGGCTCCCGGGTATGACCACATCACTTCCGCTATAGGCGGAGCCGTAGCCGCCGCTGCCGGGGCCGATTTTCTTTGTTACGTGACCCCTTCCGAGCATCTGGGACTTCCCGATGAAGATGACGTACGCATGGGAATCATGGCGGCGAGGATCGCGGCGCATGCCGGAGATATCGCCAAGAAAGTCTCCAATGCCGCTGAATGGGACCGCAATATGGGTATGGCGCGGCGCAACCTGGACTGGGAAACCCAGGAACAATTGGCCATGGACCCGCAGCGTTTCCGCGAGGTGCGGGGGCTGCGTGCAACCGCCACCAATGCCTGTTCCATGTGTGGTGAATACTGCGTTTACAAAATTTTGGAAGGTAAGCTCTGA
- a CDS encoding decaprenyl-phosphate phosphoribosyltransferase — protein sequence MDAPKHLIGTAGLVIRSMRPRQWIKNLFVFAPILFSMNIFQPSHLLRASAAFLLFCALAGVVYLINDIVDRGEDRHHPVKRHRPLASGLLRVNTALFWAAAIALCSLLVSWVFSKAFFWTALTYMAINIAYSLWLKAVVILDVMLISAGFVLRVMAGGFANDIPLSPWILLITFLLSIFLALVKRRQEMMRSQMSEEGGSRSRAILDKYNLPFLDQLIALSTATTLISYFMYVLDPRVKGKFHTDWLIVTIPFVVFGVFRYLFLAYVDNRGENPEEVVITDLPFLINALLWLAVFVWILYA from the coding sequence ATGGACGCGCCAAAGCACCTGATTGGAACCGCCGGGTTGGTGATTCGGTCCATGCGGCCCAGACAATGGATCAAGAACCTGTTTGTTTTCGCCCCCATCCTCTTCTCCATGAACATCTTTCAGCCGTCCCATCTGTTGAGGGCATCCGCCGCGTTCCTCTTGTTCTGTGCATTGGCGGGCGTGGTCTATCTTATCAACGACATTGTGGACCGAGGTGAAGACCGTCATCACCCGGTGAAGCGCCATCGACCACTGGCCTCCGGTCTGCTGCGGGTAAATACGGCATTGTTCTGGGCGGCGGCGATTGCGCTATGCTCCCTGTTGGTGTCATGGGTATTCAGCAAAGCTTTTTTCTGGACGGCATTGACCTATATGGCGATCAACATAGCCTATTCACTGTGGTTGAAGGCGGTGGTGATTCTGGATGTGATGCTGATTTCAGCGGGATTCGTCTTGCGCGTGATGGCCGGGGGATTTGCGAACGATATCCCGCTATCGCCCTGGATCCTGCTGATTACATTCCTGTTGTCGATCTTTCTGGCCCTGGTCAAACGCCGACAGGAGATGATGCGCTCTCAAATGTCTGAGGAGGGTGGTTCCCGGTCGCGGGCCATTTTAGATAAGTACAACCTGCCGTTTCTGGACCAGTTGATCGCCCTGTCAACCGCCACCACCTTGATCTCCTATTTCATGTACGTGCTGGATCCGCGGGTAAAAGGAAAGTTTCACACCGATTGGTTGATTGTAACCATTCCTTTCGTGGTTTTCGGTGTATTTCGTTATCTGTTCCTGGCATATGTAGACAACCGGGGAGAGAATCCCGAAGAAGTGGTGATTACGGATCTGCCTTTCCTTATAAACGCCCTCTTGTGGCTGGCCGTGTTTGTGTGGATACTGTATGCCTGA
- the ruvB gene encoding Holliday junction branch migration DNA helicase RuvB — protein sequence MKIENGAEEGILDSTLRPQQVDEFIGQKRKLANLITYIRGASERNEPLDHVLLHGPPGLGKTTLAHIIAREMCVELRKTSGPVLERKGDLTAILTDLEPHGVLFIDEIHRLRTAMEEILYRAMEDFQVDVIIGQGVGARNVALDLNPFTLVGATTRAGLLSSPLRDRFGILMHLDFYSNADMLRVIRRSANILGVEISETAVQSIAGRSRGTPRVANKLLRRVRDFAQVEARGGIDDQIAEKAFFALGVDEEGFDEIDRRIIHVVIDKFSGGPVGLSTLATAVMEEKDTIEDVYEPFLIRQGFLKITPRGRVATEKAYIHFKRESSEKPGPLFRETE from the coding sequence ATGAAAATCGAAAACGGTGCAGAGGAAGGCATTCTCGACAGCACCCTGCGCCCGCAGCAGGTTGATGAATTCATCGGTCAGAAGCGCAAACTCGCCAATCTGATTACCTATATCCGCGGTGCGAGTGAGCGCAATGAGCCCCTGGATCATGTTCTTCTCCACGGTCCGCCGGGGTTGGGAAAGACAACCCTTGCGCATATTATCGCCAGGGAGATGTGCGTGGAACTGCGCAAAACCTCGGGGCCGGTATTGGAACGGAAAGGCGACTTAACCGCAATTTTAACCGACCTTGAACCCCACGGCGTACTATTTATTGATGAAATCCACCGACTGCGCACCGCTATGGAAGAGATCCTCTACCGCGCAATGGAAGACTTCCAAGTGGATGTGATTATCGGCCAGGGTGTGGGCGCCCGCAATGTGGCCCTTGATCTAAACCCTTTTACCCTGGTGGGCGCGACCACCCGTGCCGGACTGCTTTCTTCGCCTTTGCGGGATCGCTTCGGAATTCTGATGCACCTGGACTTTTATTCAAACGCGGACATGCTGCGGGTGATCCGGCGCAGCGCCAATATCCTTGGGGTGGAAATCTCGGAAACGGCGGTGCAAAGTATAGCCGGCCGCTCCCGGGGAACTCCGCGCGTGGCCAACAAGTTGTTGCGGCGGGTGCGGGACTTTGCCCAGGTAGAGGCGCGGGGTGGTATTGACGACCAGATCGCCGAGAAAGCATTTTTTGCGCTGGGCGTTGATGAAGAAGGGTTTGATGAGATTGATCGGCGCATCATCCACGTGGTGATCGACAAGTTTTCCGGTGGCCCCGTGGGCCTTTCCACCCTGGCCACGGCTGTAATGGAAGAAAAGGATACCATTGAGGATGTGTACGAGCCTTTCCTGATTCGCCAGGGATTTTTAAAGATCACCCCCCGCGGACGGGTGGCTACTGAAAAGGCCTACATCCATTTCAAACGCGAAAGCAGCGAAAAACCAGGTCCGTTATTTCGCGAAACAGAGTAG
- the pilB gene encoding type IV-A pilus assembly ATPase PilB — MSMKIGEYLLKDNRLTQEQLDHALEVQKTEAGKLGSVLIRLGYISEEDIAQALSKQFGYPSINLSKFDIEEKVIHLIKPDVARKHIVIPVHRIGSILTLAMADPSNLFVQEEIRFSTNLRIQAVIAPENSIMEAIDRYYGSSQGIEAQKFLDEIEMNDDASIELLDEADEELLEAEMDEDAPAIKLVNLIFQDAISKGVSDIHFEPYEKQFRVRFRIDGVLHEYMTPPMNLRNKVLARVKLIAGIDIAERRLPQDGRIKTKLKINDQIKVVDMRVSSLPTIHGEKIVIRILDKDNLMLDMTKLGFEPLSLKRFDSNISEPWGIVLVTGPTGSGKTNTLYSAISKLNDEGVNILTAENPVEFNIFGINQVNIREQIGLTFAAALRSFMRQDPNIILVGEIRDFETADIAIKAALTGHLVLSTLHTNDAPSTIARMINMGIEPFLVSSAVRLVAAQRLVRRLCSKCRKPAKIPVQTLIDIGFAPEEAKKVDIFEPTGCEKCNNTGYKGRVGLFEVMEIDEELRELVMVGASTSELRQKAKEKGMLTLRRSGIEKIKEGVTTIEEVLRETSKI, encoded by the coding sequence ATGAGCATGAAGATCGGGGAGTATCTGCTCAAGGACAATCGCCTTACACAAGAGCAGTTGGACCACGCCCTTGAAGTCCAGAAAACAGAAGCGGGCAAACTCGGGAGTGTGCTGATCCGTTTGGGATATATTTCAGAAGAAGATATCGCCCAGGCATTGAGCAAGCAGTTCGGTTATCCATCCATCAACCTATCAAAGTTCGATATCGAAGAAAAAGTCATTCACTTGATCAAGCCCGATGTTGCCCGCAAACACATTGTGATTCCCGTCCATCGCATTGGATCGATTCTTACCCTGGCAATGGCGGATCCATCCAACCTGTTTGTTCAGGAAGAGATCCGCTTTTCCACCAACCTGCGCATCCAGGCGGTGATTGCCCCGGAGAACTCCATTATGGAGGCCATTGATCGTTATTACGGCTCTTCCCAGGGGATCGAGGCCCAGAAATTCCTGGATGAGATCGAGATGAACGACGACGCCTCCATTGAATTGCTGGATGAGGCGGACGAGGAATTGCTTGAAGCGGAAATGGATGAAGATGCCCCGGCCATTAAGCTGGTGAATCTCATTTTCCAGGACGCCATATCAAAAGGCGTGTCCGATATCCATTTTGAACCGTACGAAAAACAGTTTCGCGTGCGTTTCCGCATTGATGGCGTCCTGCATGAATACATGACGCCGCCGATGAATCTACGCAACAAGGTGCTGGCCCGCGTCAAACTGATTGCCGGAATCGACATCGCCGAACGCAGGTTGCCCCAGGACGGCCGTATCAAAACCAAGCTCAAAATCAACGATCAGATCAAGGTGGTGGATATGCGGGTCAGTTCACTTCCGACCATTCATGGAGAAAAGATCGTAATCCGCATCCTGGACAAAGATAACTTGATGTTGGATATGACGAAGCTGGGTTTTGAACCCCTGTCGTTGAAACGTTTTGACTCCAATATATCGGAACCCTGGGGCATTGTCCTGGTCACCGGCCCCACCGGATCGGGAAAGACCAACACATTGTATTCCGCCATTTCCAAGCTCAACGATGAGGGCGTGAACATCCTTACCGCGGAGAACCCCGTGGAGTTCAACATCTTCGGTATCAACCAGGTAAACATCAGGGAGCAGATCGGTTTGACATTTGCCGCTGCCCTGCGTTCGTTCATGCGCCAGGATCCGAACATCATCCTCGTGGGTGAGATCCGGGACTTTGAAACCGCGGATATCGCCATCAAGGCGGCCTTGACCGGTCACCTGGTCCTGTCCACCCTTCACACCAACGACGCGCCCTCCACTATCGCGCGCATGATCAACATGGGGATCGAGCCCTTTCTGGTTTCCAGCGCGGTGCGTCTGGTGGCCGCGCAACGATTGGTCCGCAGGCTGTGTTCAAAATGCCGCAAACCCGCGAAAATCCCTGTCCAGACCCTGATCGATATCGGATTTGCTCCGGAAGAGGCCAAAAAAGTGGATATCTTTGAACCCACGGGTTGCGAAAAATGCAACAACACCGGTTACAAGGGAAGGGTGGGCCTGTTCGAAGTCATGGAGATCGACGAAGAATTGCGGGAGCTGGTAATGGTGGGAGCATCCACTTCGGAACTGCGCCAAAAGGCCAAGGAAAAGGGAATGCTTACGCTGCGGCGCAGCGGGATCGAAAAGATCAAGGAAGGAGTCACTACCATTGAAGAAGTCCTGCGGGAAACCTCGAAAATCTAG
- a CDS encoding type IV pilus twitching motility protein PilT, protein MALPLPQLLKLMVDEGGTDLHITTNAPPIIRVHGKIRRIEHPPLTPGETKQIIYSILNDNQKHKFEDNWELDFSFGIKGIARFRANVFMQRGAVAGAFRRIPYEIWGFDRLGVSPVVATLADKPRGLVLVTGPTGSGKTTTLAALIDKVNQERLVHIITIEDPIEYLHSHRKAVVNQRELHADTKSFSLALKSALREDPDVVLIGEMRDLETIQSALTIAETGHLTFATLHTNSAAQTINRIIDVFPPHQQDQVRTQLSMNIEGIVTQSLLPKADGRGRVLANEVLIPNPAIRHLIRDNKIHQIYSSMQTGQEKYGMVTFNQSLAKLYFKKDISMDTAMGASHNPEELGELIRRGPSSLAGHMRQGYAGGASGGMQPGRF, encoded by the coding sequence ATGGCCTTGCCGTTGCCCCAGTTGCTGAAGCTGATGGTGGATGAAGGAGGAACTGACCTTCACATTACCACGAATGCGCCTCCCATCATTCGTGTTCACGGAAAAATCCGTCGCATTGAGCATCCTCCGTTAACCCCGGGAGAAACCAAGCAGATCATCTACAGCATTCTGAACGACAATCAAAAACACAAGTTCGAGGACAACTGGGAACTGGATTTCTCTTTTGGAATCAAGGGGATCGCTCGTTTTCGCGCCAATGTGTTTATGCAGCGTGGCGCCGTTGCCGGGGCGTTCCGGAGAATTCCATATGAGATCTGGGGATTTGATCGCCTGGGAGTGTCACCGGTGGTGGCCACGCTCGCGGACAAGCCCCGCGGGCTTGTGCTGGTGACCGGTCCCACGGGCTCGGGTAAGACCACCACTCTGGCCGCTTTGATCGACAAGGTCAACCAGGAACGCCTGGTCCATATCATCACCATTGAAGATCCCATTGAATACCTTCACAGCCACCGCAAAGCGGTCGTCAATCAGCGTGAACTCCATGCGGATACAAAGAGTTTCTCCTTGGCGTTGAAATCCGCCCTGCGGGAAGATCCAGACGTGGTATTGATCGGCGAAATGCGTGACCTGGAAACCATTCAGTCCGCTTTGACCATTGCCGAGACCGGTCACCTGACCTTCGCCACCCTGCATACCAATTCAGCCGCCCAGACCATCAACCGCATTATCGACGTGTTTCCACCCCACCAGCAGGACCAGGTCCGGACCCAACTCTCCATGAATATCGAAGGCATTGTCACCCAATCGCTTCTGCCCAAGGCCGACGGACGCGGCCGGGTTCTGGCCAACGAGGTGCTGATACCGAATCCCGCTATCCGTCATCTCATCCGGGACAACAAGATCCACCAGATTTACTCCTCAATGCAGACCGGTCAGGAAAAGTACGGAATGGTGACGTTCAACCAGTCCCTGGCCAAACTCTATTTCAAGAAAGACATATCAATGGACACCGCAATGGGAGCATCCCACAACCCGGAGGAACTGGGCGAATTGATCCGTCGCGGCCCTTCATCCCTTGCCGGCCACATGCGACAGGGATATGCCGGGGGCGCGTCCGGGGGCATGCAACCGGGAAGGTTTTAA
- a CDS encoding YebC/PmpR family DNA-binding transcriptional regulator gives MSGHSKWHSIKHKKAATDAKRGKIFTRYIKEITVAARLGGGDPESNARLRHAVDGARAVNMPSDNIKKAIMRGTGELEGVNYEEITYEGYGPGGAAILVETLTDNKNRTVAEVRHTFDKYGGKFGESGCVAWMFSRCGLIVVSREAVEEDALMEVALEKGAEDFRTDEDGFEVVTTVKEFDVVCAAIAAAGIPVSTAGISMLPTTTVKLEGKNAQQILRLTEKLEDLDDVQNVWSNFDIDDSEMEAYQSGS, from the coding sequence ATGTCGGGTCATTCCAAATGGCATTCCATTAAACACAAAAAAGCCGCCACCGACGCCAAGCGGGGCAAGATCTTTACGCGTTACATCAAGGAAATCACCGTGGCCGCCCGCCTGGGGGGTGGTGATCCCGAAAGCAATGCGCGCTTGCGTCATGCCGTAGATGGGGCCCGTGCCGTCAACATGCCCAGCGACAACATCAAAAAGGCCATCATGCGGGGCACCGGGGAACTGGAAGGGGTCAACTACGAGGAAATCACGTATGAAGGTTATGGCCCCGGCGGCGCGGCCATTTTGGTTGAAACGCTGACGGACAATAAGAACCGTACCGTTGCGGAAGTGCGCCATACTTTTGACAAATATGGAGGAAAATTCGGAGAATCGGGTTGCGTGGCCTGGATGTTTAGTCGTTGCGGTTTAATCGTGGTTTCACGGGAAGCGGTTGAAGAGGACGCGTTAATGGAAGTGGCGTTGGAGAAGGGCGCGGAGGATTTCCGCACAGATGAAGATGGCTTTGAAGTCGTGACCACTGTCAAGGAATTCGACGTTGTGTGTGCCGCCATCGCAGCGGCGGGAATACCGGTGAGCACTGCCGGGATCTCCATGTTGCCTACCACAACGGTAAAGCTTGAAGGCAAAAACGCCCAACAGATCCTGCGCCTGACCGAAAAGCTGGAAGATCTGGATGACGTCCAGAATGTCTGGTCCAATTTCGACATCGACGACAGTGAAATGGAAGCCTATCAGTCCGGTTCATGA
- the ruvA gene encoding Holliday junction branch migration protein RuvA — MIAGVRGRIRSCEPGVVSVETASGLFMRVMVPVSIFSDFAPGREVELFTTLRLKDDTFQLYGFSSREQRSWFEELITISGIGGKIALALISAFSADELAGIIDAGDFVRLSSVPGIGKKTAQRVVLEMSGRLGRVVDDSGDTRIPAVENDLVSGLVNLGFSLRPARDAVSNVLKSPGGAEKPFNELFKLALKRISRQ, encoded by the coding sequence ATGATTGCCGGAGTACGGGGGCGCATCCGGTCCTGCGAACCCGGGGTGGTTTCAGTGGAAACAGCATCCGGCCTGTTCATGCGTGTGATGGTACCTGTTTCCATTTTTTCGGATTTCGCTCCCGGCCGGGAAGTGGAGTTGTTTACCACGCTGCGTTTAAAGGATGATACTTTCCAGTTGTATGGATTCTCTTCCCGGGAGCAGCGCAGCTGGTTCGAAGAGCTGATCACCATATCCGGAATTGGCGGAAAAATCGCCCTGGCGCTGATATCGGCTTTCTCCGCCGATGAATTGGCGGGAATCATCGATGCCGGCGATTTTGTCCGCCTGAGCAGCGTTCCGGGAATCGGAAAAAAAACAGCCCAGCGGGTGGTTCTGGAAATGAGTGGGCGATTGGGGCGGGTGGTTGATGATAGTGGCGATACCCGAATTCCGGCTGTGGAAAACGACCTGGTTTCCGGGCTTGTCAACCTCGGGTTTTCTCTGCGACCGGCGCGAGATGCCGTATCCAATGTTCTGAAATCCCCTGGTGGAGCGGAAAAACCGTTCAACGAGCTTTTTAAACTGGCGTTAAAACGGATCAGCAGGCAATGA
- a CDS encoding type II secretion system F family protein, with protein sequence MPVFKYKGKNRVGNVITGERMARSPQELSRALEREQIQVLNIERKRVSFKLPFVGKGARQRVSMRELSVFNRQLSVMFNAGLPITQGLGILGEQQKNKYLKEVILDVRRDVEAGANFSNALQKHPKVFNELYTSMIQAGEASGNLDTILLRLSEYIENMAKLVGRVKSALAYPVAVLIAAVVLTAVILWKVVPTFQGLFTQLGADLPVPTQIVIAASEFLQSNFFLMLIAAVGLALAFNSYNKTYKGRRVVDRLKLRLPVFGDLLLKTGIARVTRTLSTLLNAGVEIIEAITITAKTAGNAIIEDTIMHSRASVQEGKPIYESWEETKLFPFMVTQMVGVGEQTGSLSNMLEKIADFYDEEVEQAVSALISLMEPIMILLLGGLVGSVVIAMYLPMFAIIGQF encoded by the coding sequence ATGCCGGTATTCAAGTACAAGGGCAAGAACCGGGTTGGAAACGTGATTACGGGCGAAAGAATGGCACGGTCCCCTCAGGAGCTTTCCCGTGCTCTTGAACGCGAGCAGATCCAGGTTCTCAACATTGAGCGCAAACGAGTCAGTTTCAAACTGCCTTTTGTGGGCAAAGGCGCACGACAGAGAGTCTCCATGCGTGAGCTTTCCGTGTTTAACCGCCAGTTATCCGTGATGTTCAACGCGGGCCTGCCGATCACGCAAGGACTGGGCATTCTGGGGGAACAACAGAAAAACAAGTACCTGAAGGAAGTGATTCTGGATGTGCGCCGGGATGTGGAAGCGGGAGCCAATTTTTCCAACGCGTTGCAGAAACATCCAAAAGTGTTCAATGAGCTCTACACCAGCATGATTCAGGCAGGCGAAGCTTCGGGAAACCTCGACACCATCCTGTTGCGTCTCTCGGAATACATTGAAAACATGGCCAAACTCGTGGGGCGGGTCAAGTCCGCCCTGGCTTATCCCGTGGCCGTTTTGATTGCGGCCGTGGTTCTGACGGCTGTAATTCTGTGGAAGGTTGTGCCGACTTTTCAGGGATTGTTCACGCAACTGGGGGCGGATCTGCCCGTTCCCACGCAGATTGTAATCGCGGCCTCGGAATTCCTGCAAAGCAATTTCTTTTTAATGTTGATTGCGGCCGTAGGGCTGGCGCTGGCATTCAACTCTTACAACAAGACTTACAAGGGCCGTCGCGTGGTGGATCGGCTCAAGCTGCGTCTCCCGGTTTTCGGCGATTTGTTGCTAAAAACCGGTATCGCCCGGGTGACCCGTACGCTTTCCACGCTGCTGAATGCCGGTGTCGAAATCATTGAAGCCATTACCATTACCGCCAAAACCGCGGGAAATGCCATTATCGAGGATACGATCATGCACAGCCGGGCGTCTGTCCAGGAAGGCAAGCCCATTTACGAATCCTGGGAAGAAACCAAGTTGTTTCCCTTTATGGTTACGCAAATGGTGGGCGTGGGTGAGCAGACCGGTTCTCTTTCCAATATGTTGGAAAAGATCGCAGATTTCTATGATGAAGAAGTGGAACAGGCGGTTTCAGCTTTGATCTCGTTGATGGAACCTATTATGATTCTTTTGCTGGGTGGTCTGGTGGGTTCAGTGGTCATCGCTATGTATCTGCCCATGTTTGCGATTATCGGCCAGTTCTAA